In Streptomyces sp. NBC_00306, a single genomic region encodes these proteins:
- a CDS encoding MFS transporter, whose translation MTVLEPRDAEVTPPLPTGVAPSDDGEQGGVLGRTHRALSVGIVSVVLLIAFEATAVGTAMPVAAHELHGIELYAFAFSAYFTTSLFAMVLSGQWADRDGPLRPLATGMAAFGAGLLLSGTAGAMWLFIVGRAVQGLGGGLVIVALYVVVGRAYSERLRPAIMAAFAASWVIPSVVGPLASGTVTEHLGWRWVFVGIPALVVFPLALALPAIRRMASGPADPAGPRPAFDGRRIRLALGISTGAGLLQYAGQDLRWLSLVPAAAGAALLVPAVLGLLPPGTYRAARGLPSVVLLRGIAAGSFIAAESFVPLMLVTQRGLSPTMAGLSLAVGGATWALGSYVQSRPRLEPHRERLMLTGMVLVAASIAAAPSVLIPQVPVWIVGVAWAFGCFGMGMVIASTSVLLLKLSAPEEAGANSAALQISDGLSNVLLLAIGGAAFAALGGGSVAGHGVSAAGSHPAAFAAVFLPMAAVALVGAWVGTRLGER comes from the coding sequence ATGACCGTCCTCGAACCCCGTGACGCCGAGGTCACCCCGCCCCTGCCCACCGGCGTCGCGCCGTCCGACGACGGTGAGCAGGGCGGGGTCCTCGGCCGGACCCATCGTGCGCTCAGCGTCGGCATCGTCTCCGTCGTGCTGCTGATCGCCTTCGAGGCGACCGCCGTCGGTACCGCGATGCCCGTCGCCGCCCACGAGCTGCACGGCATCGAGCTCTACGCCTTCGCCTTCTCCGCGTACTTCACCACCAGCCTCTTCGCCATGGTGCTCTCCGGGCAGTGGGCCGACCGGGACGGGCCGCTCCGGCCGCTCGCCACCGGCATGGCAGCCTTCGGGGCCGGGCTGCTGCTGTCGGGGACCGCCGGTGCGATGTGGCTGTTCATCGTGGGGCGAGCCGTTCAGGGTCTCGGCGGCGGGCTCGTGATCGTCGCGCTGTACGTCGTCGTCGGGCGCGCCTACTCCGAGCGGCTGCGGCCCGCCATCATGGCCGCCTTCGCCGCGAGCTGGGTGATCCCCTCGGTCGTGGGGCCGCTCGCGTCCGGCACGGTCACCGAACACCTCGGCTGGCGCTGGGTGTTCGTCGGGATCCCCGCGCTGGTCGTCTTCCCGCTGGCGCTCGCGCTGCCCGCGATCCGGCGGATGGCGTCCGGCCCGGCGGATCCCGCCGGGCCGCGGCCCGCCTTCGACGGCCGTCGCATCCGGCTGGCGCTGGGCATCTCCACGGGTGCCGGGCTGCTCCAGTACGCGGGTCAGGACCTGCGCTGGCTCTCGCTCGTACCGGCCGCGGCGGGCGCCGCCCTGCTGGTGCCGGCGGTGCTCGGTCTGCTGCCACCGGGGACGTACCGCGCGGCGCGCGGGCTGCCCTCCGTCGTCCTGCTGCGGGGCATCGCCGCGGGCTCCTTCATCGCCGCCGAGTCCTTCGTCCCGCTGATGCTGGTGACCCAGCGCGGCCTGTCGCCCACGATGGCAGGCCTCTCGCTCGCGGTGGGCGGCGCGACCTGGGCGCTCGGTTCGTACGTACAGTCCCGGCCGCGGCTCGAACCGCACCGGGAGCGGCTGATGCTGACCGGCATGGTCTTGGTCGCGGCATCGATCGCCGCGGCGCCGAGCGTGCTGATCCCGCAGGTCCCCGTCTGGATCGTCGGCGTCGCCTGGGCGTTCGGCTGCTTCGGCATGGGCATGGTGATCGCCTCCACGAGCGTGCTGCTGCTGAAGCTGTCGGCGCCCGAGGAGGCCGGCGCGAACTCGGCGGCGCTCCAGATCTCGGACGGTCTGTCGAACGTGCTGCTGCTGGCGATCGGCGGTGCGGCGTTCGCGGCACTGGGCGGCGGGTCGGTCGCCGGCCACGGCGTCTCGGCGGCGGGCTCGCACCCGGCGGCGTTCGCGGCGGTGTTCCTTCCCATGGCCGCCGTCGCGCTGGTGGGGGCCTGGGTGGGGACCCGGCTCGGGGAACGGTGA
- a CDS encoding tyrosine-type recombinase/integrase: MAEEKKRTRQPNGRSSIYFGKDGKWHGRVTVGIRDDGTPDRRHVERKTRAEVTAAVSELEKQRDTKTVKKPGKAWTVKAWLTHWIENVAPLAVNDNTMVGYGVAVRKHLIPGLGAHRLDRLKPEHIEAFYAKMQSNGSKPATAHQVHRTLRTALNEAVRRGHLGKNPVQLAKAPKTGEYEVEPYSVKEVQRLLQAAGRHRNSARWAVALALGLRQGEVLGLKWEDVDLEAGFLVVRRSRHRAQYAHGCADPCGRKAAGYCPHKQRTNPELSTTKSRAGRRAVGLPEQLVDLLRAHLKAQEGERAAAGKRWEENRLVFPDEQGRSPSHRRDWAEWKSLLTEAKVRDGRLHDARHTAATVLLILGIPERAVMGLMGWSTTAMAARYQHMVDAVRTDIARQVDGLIWE, encoded by the coding sequence GTGGCAGAGGAAAAGAAGCGCACCCGACAGCCCAACGGTCGCAGCTCGATCTACTTCGGCAAGGACGGCAAATGGCACGGCCGCGTCACCGTCGGCATCCGCGACGACGGGACCCCGGACCGGCGCCACGTCGAACGCAAGACTCGTGCCGAGGTAACCGCTGCCGTGAGCGAGTTGGAGAAGCAGCGCGACACCAAGACCGTGAAGAAGCCGGGCAAGGCGTGGACGGTCAAGGCGTGGCTGACGCATTGGATCGAAAACGTCGCGCCCCTCGCCGTCAACGACAACACGATGGTCGGCTACGGCGTGGCCGTACGGAAGCACCTGATCCCGGGCTTGGGCGCTCACCGTCTCGACAGGCTCAAGCCCGAGCACATCGAAGCGTTCTACGCCAAGATGCAGTCCAACGGCAGCAAGCCCGCGACCGCTCACCAGGTGCACCGAACCCTCCGCACCGCCCTCAACGAGGCCGTACGGCGCGGGCATCTCGGCAAGAACCCTGTTCAGTTGGCCAAGGCACCGAAAACGGGGGAGTACGAGGTGGAGCCCTACAGCGTCAAAGAGGTGCAGCGGTTGCTCCAGGCCGCTGGCCGGCATCGCAACTCCGCACGGTGGGCTGTCGCGCTCGCCCTCGGATTGCGTCAAGGGGAGGTGCTGGGGCTGAAGTGGGAAGACGTGGACCTTGAGGCTGGGTTTCTCGTTGTCCGCCGTAGTCGCCACCGGGCGCAGTACGCTCACGGGTGCGCGGACCCTTGCGGACGTAAGGCCGCTGGGTACTGCCCACACAAGCAACGTACGAACCCGGAGTTGTCCACCACCAAGTCACGAGCAGGGCGCCGCGCTGTCGGTCTCCCCGAACAACTCGTGGACCTGCTGCGAGCCCACCTCAAGGCACAGGAAGGGGAGCGCGCGGCGGCTGGGAAACGCTGGGAGGAGAACAGGCTGGTGTTCCCGGACGAACAGGGCCGTAGCCCGTCCCATCGTCGGGACTGGGCTGAGTGGAAGTCGCTTCTGACGGAAGCGAAGGTTCGGGACGGACGCCTGCACGACGCGCGTCACACGGCGGCGACGGTGCTGCTCATCCTTGGTATCCCTGAGCGGGCCGTCATGGGCCTGATGGGGTGGTCGACGACCGCGATGGCCGCCCGATACCAGCACATGGTGGACGCGGTCCGGACCGACATTGCGCGGCAGGTGGATGGACTCATCTGGGAGTGA
- a CDS encoding excisionase family DNA-binding protein: MSIATADAAPPAEADDPTPVLLTVEEAARCLRIGRTTCFALIRTGELESIDIGRLRRVPADAPAQYLARRRAAQRAA; the protein is encoded by the coding sequence ATGAGCATCGCCACCGCGGACGCCGCCCCACCTGCCGAGGCGGATGACCCGACTCCCGTTCTCCTGACCGTTGAAGAAGCCGCCCGCTGCCTCCGCATCGGCCGGACCACCTGCTTCGCACTCATCCGCACCGGCGAGCTGGAGTCCATCGACATCGGCCGACTCCGTCGCGTCCCCGCAGACGCACCCGCCCAATACCTCGCCCGCCGACGCGCGGCCCAGCGCGCCGCTTAA
- a CDS encoding DUF3631 domain-containing protein yields the protein MTDVIDGSALLDEVEAFHRRFNVFPHEAAYVAVALWDAHAHLLDCFDSTPRLAFLSPEPGSGKSRALEIVETLVPEPMTAVNASAAALFRSVSGPNGRPTILFDEIDTVFGPKAGDNEELRGFLNAGHRRTGVTYRCIGDGGNQTVQAFPSYCGVAVAGLGHLPDTIMTRSIVIRMRRRARNERIEAFRARLHEAEGHKLRERLAEWAEHARGFVMGAWPDMPDGVSDRPADVWEPLLAIADAAGGDWPTRAREACVMLVTASKANDKGSLGVRLLTDLRDHVLVGIDRLPTIAILDRLNALDDAPWADLNGKPLDSRRLSKMLAEYMTADTEPIASRNIKTAGSVLKGYYATDLWDAWGRYCPPPPESPLPPLPGT from the coding sequence ATGACTGATGTCATCGACGGTTCCGCACTGCTGGACGAGGTGGAAGCCTTCCATCGCCGCTTCAACGTCTTTCCGCACGAGGCCGCCTACGTCGCCGTGGCGCTGTGGGACGCGCACGCTCACCTGCTCGACTGCTTCGACTCCACCCCGCGGCTTGCGTTCCTTTCACCGGAGCCGGGGTCGGGGAAGTCTCGGGCGCTGGAGATCGTGGAAACTCTCGTGCCGGAGCCGATGACGGCCGTCAATGCGTCCGCCGCCGCCCTGTTCCGGTCGGTGTCTGGACCGAACGGCCGGCCCACGATCTTGTTCGATGAGATCGACACGGTCTTCGGCCCCAAGGCGGGCGACAACGAGGAACTGCGCGGGTTCCTGAATGCGGGTCACCGCCGGACCGGAGTGACCTACCGGTGCATCGGAGACGGCGGCAATCAGACGGTTCAGGCGTTCCCCTCGTACTGCGGCGTCGCGGTCGCCGGACTCGGGCACCTGCCCGACACGATCATGACCCGCTCGATCGTGATCCGGATGCGCCGGCGGGCCCGTAACGAGCGCATCGAAGCGTTCCGCGCCCGCCTGCACGAGGCCGAGGGGCACAAGCTCCGCGAGCGGCTCGCCGAATGGGCCGAACACGCCCGCGGATTCGTCATGGGCGCATGGCCCGACATGCCCGACGGGGTCAGCGACCGCCCGGCGGACGTGTGGGAACCCCTGCTCGCCATCGCGGACGCGGCCGGCGGTGACTGGCCTACCAGGGCGCGCGAGGCGTGCGTGATGTTGGTGACCGCGTCCAAGGCCAACGACAAAGGCAGTCTCGGAGTCCGGCTGCTCACTGACCTGCGCGATCACGTGTTGGTCGGCATCGACCGCCTGCCCACCATCGCCATCCTGGACCGGCTCAACGCGCTCGATGACGCGCCGTGGGCCGACCTGAACGGCAAGCCGCTCGACAGCCGGCGCCTGTCGAAGATGCTCGCGGAGTACATGACGGCCGACACCGAGCCGATCGCCTCCCGCAACATCAAGACCGCCGGGAGCGTCCTCAAGGGCTACTACGCCACCGATCTGTGGGACGCGTGGGGCCGCTACTGCCCCCCACCCCCGGAAAGTCCGCTACCTCCGCTACCGGGCACCTGA
- a CDS encoding bifunctional DNA primase/polymerase, which translates to MTQPPDIRREVLLAAALTAAERGWHVFPLRPDTKRPALHGEASCARSGVCASGHRKWEQRATTDPDRIRATWSHGPFNVGIATGPSGLLVVDLDTPEHKGSSDAPDGAATFGALCERAGHAVPDTYRVRTASGGTHLYFSVPSGVRMANTAGTVADSVDTRAWGGYVVAAGSITAAGAYEPLCAPVVACLPSWLHSILQPALKHSQAPSVAVAGQSRRYADVALAAETRNVAAAQVGEREATLFRAARALGRFVAWGDLPRHVVEQALQEAGEACGLSASECRSTLRSALDWSIAHNQSRRDAA; encoded by the coding sequence ATGACCCAACCGCCCGACATTCGACGAGAGGTCTTACTCGCCGCGGCGCTGACGGCCGCTGAACGCGGCTGGCACGTCTTCCCCCTGCGTCCCGACACCAAGCGGCCCGCCCTGCATGGGGAGGCTTCGTGCGCGCGGAGTGGAGTGTGCGCGAGCGGCCACAGGAAGTGGGAGCAGCGCGCCACGACTGACCCGGACCGCATTCGTGCCACCTGGTCGCACGGACCGTTCAACGTCGGCATCGCCACCGGCCCCTCCGGGCTGCTGGTCGTTGATCTCGATACGCCAGAGCACAAGGGCAGTTCGGACGCGCCTGACGGCGCGGCGACCTTCGGGGCGCTCTGCGAGCGCGCCGGGCACGCCGTCCCCGATACCTACCGGGTGCGGACCGCGAGCGGTGGAACGCACCTGTACTTCAGCGTTCCGTCCGGGGTCCGGATGGCCAACACGGCGGGGACCGTTGCCGATTCGGTCGACACCCGCGCGTGGGGCGGATACGTGGTCGCCGCCGGCAGCATCACCGCGGCGGGAGCATATGAGCCGCTGTGCGCCCCTGTGGTCGCCTGTCTGCCCTCGTGGCTCCACAGCATCCTGCAACCCGCCCTTAAGCACTCTCAGGCCCCTTCTGTGGCCGTAGCGGGGCAATCACGTCGATACGCGGATGTAGCGCTCGCCGCTGAGACGCGGAACGTCGCTGCGGCCCAAGTCGGCGAGCGGGAAGCGACGTTGTTCCGCGCCGCACGCGCTCTGGGGCGGTTCGTTGCATGGGGCGACCTCCCCCGGCACGTGGTTGAACAGGCTCTTCAGGAGGCGGGGGAGGCGTGCGGACTGTCCGCGTCCGAGTGCCGCTCCACCCTGCGCAGCGCGCTGGATTGGTCCATCGCCCACAACCAGAGCCGCCGGGATGCGGCATGA
- a CDS encoding cell division protein FtsK, producing the protein MTENPVFPLPGEPEGTEPQTAAVLPFPQKKAADSTAPGEAKPGEWEAELPDTDDPEAEGLAEGAPVDPPREVYPPSVSEWMQAKDKARMPVLPDWVKLPDQRTAIRKWAIRHYSAVIGYHAVRLPCIYTPKVLYYSPRGAWRWSAAIGRWVFDAEGKGLRLAAVAAEDAAEYLKLSRQRNDRVRLRGIVAGIASLVGLAATLTLYVMAPSWLLLLAVATLTTTLGAVGAPADRPLIDMAKVTFRKRKLSSDIVIRAHEAAKLTSKDQSIAFPRPIGRDGDGWRVVVDLPYGKTFEDALNAHGRLASGMDIAPTQLFLDKDETSGRRVSYWIADRDPLAVPSGKSPLLGATRVDFWKPFPWGVDERGNPVMATMLWLSLLVGAVPRQGKTFSARTIALAAALDPYVRLYVFDGKASPDWRKFALVAHRIGFGIVPKNGFDPVGHLLTSLRELKADVEDRYHRLSELPLHICPEGKLTPEISRDRKLNMPLTLFVVDEVQEYLQHPEHGKEILALLVYLARVAPAVGVSSTRGGSRCGSAPTRSRTPSSVPARTRRVWTRPSCSSPTRAWVCSRACPTTPASCAPTSPTAATRNASSPGLPRCARRRAPCPATRPARSRPRRCPRRSWTTSPRYWARARPRCGPRPSWTGSPTCAPRPTARGPTWSPSRRRKRSPQRSSRSAWPPSRSAAASTARPSTSAASSATTSPRRLHSATRSGTPDSPEGSLSLAVTVASASDPASDPNLV; encoded by the coding sequence GTGACCGAGAACCCCGTGTTCCCGCTCCCTGGCGAGCCGGAGGGCACCGAACCCCAGACAGCGGCCGTACTGCCGTTCCCGCAGAAGAAGGCAGCCGACTCCACCGCCCCCGGCGAGGCCAAGCCGGGGGAGTGGGAGGCCGAACTCCCCGACACCGACGACCCCGAGGCCGAAGGGCTCGCCGAGGGCGCCCCGGTCGACCCGCCCCGCGAGGTCTACCCGCCGTCCGTCAGCGAGTGGATGCAGGCCAAGGACAAGGCCCGCATGCCGGTCCTCCCGGACTGGGTCAAGCTCCCCGACCAGCGCACGGCCATCCGCAAGTGGGCCATCCGGCATTACTCCGCCGTGATCGGCTACCACGCGGTTCGACTGCCGTGCATCTACACCCCGAAGGTTCTCTACTACTCGCCGCGCGGGGCCTGGCGCTGGTCGGCCGCTATCGGCCGGTGGGTGTTCGACGCGGAGGGCAAGGGCCTGCGGCTCGCCGCTGTGGCCGCCGAGGATGCTGCCGAGTACCTGAAGCTGTCGCGGCAGCGCAACGACCGCGTTCGGCTGCGCGGCATCGTCGCCGGGATCGCCTCGTTGGTCGGTCTCGCCGCCACTCTGACCCTGTACGTCATGGCGCCGTCCTGGCTGCTGCTGTTGGCCGTGGCGACGCTGACGACCACGCTCGGGGCGGTCGGGGCGCCGGCGGACCGGCCGCTGATCGACATGGCCAAGGTGACCTTCCGCAAGCGCAAGCTGTCCTCGGACATCGTCATCCGCGCCCATGAAGCGGCCAAGCTGACCAGCAAGGATCAGTCCATTGCCTTCCCGCGGCCGATCGGACGGGACGGCGACGGGTGGCGTGTCGTCGTCGACCTGCCGTACGGCAAGACGTTCGAGGACGCGCTGAACGCGCACGGCCGGCTCGCGTCCGGCATGGACATCGCGCCCACGCAGCTCTTCCTTGACAAGGACGAGACGAGCGGCCGGCGGGTCTCGTACTGGATCGCCGACCGTGACCCGCTCGCCGTCCCGTCCGGAAAGTCCCCCCTGTTGGGGGCGACACGGGTCGACTTCTGGAAGCCGTTCCCGTGGGGCGTGGACGAGCGCGGCAACCCGGTCATGGCCACGATGCTGTGGCTGTCGCTGCTGGTCGGCGCGGTCCCGAGGCAGGGCAAGACGTTCTCCGCGCGGACGATCGCGCTCGCTGCCGCGCTGGACCCGTACGTCAGGTTGTACGTGTTCGACGGGAAGGCGTCGCCGGACTGGCGCAAGTTCGCGCTGGTCGCGCACCGGATCGGGTTCGGCATCGTCCCGAAGAACGGGTTCGACCCGGTGGGGCATCTGCTCACCTCGCTGCGGGAGTTGAAGGCGGACGTCGAGGACCGCTACCACCGGCTTTCCGAACTGCCGCTGCACATCTGCCCGGAGGGCAAGCTCACCCCGGAGATCAGCCGGGATCGCAAGCTGAACATGCCGCTCACGCTGTTCGTCGTGGATGAGGTGCAGGAGTACTTGCAGCACCCCGAGCACGGCAAGGAGATCCTCGCGCTGCTGGTCTACCTCGCCCGGGTCGCCCCGGCGGTGGGTGTCAGCAGCACCAGGGGCGGTTCGCGCTGCGGGTCGGCGCCTACCAGGTCTCGGACACCATCCTCGGTGCCGGCTCGTACTCGGAGGGTCTGGACGCGTCCAAGCTGCTCAAGTCCCACAAGGGCGTGGGTCTGCTCAAGGGCATGTCCGACGACTCCGGCATCGTGCGCACCTACCTCGCCGACGGCCGCGACGCGGAACGCATCCTCACCCGGGCTGCCGCGCTGCGCGAGGCGGAGGGCACCCTGTCCGGCGACGCGGCCGGCGAGGTCCCGGCCCCGGAGGTGTCCGCGACGATCCTGGACGACGTCGCCCAGGTATTGGGCAAGGGCGAGGCCAAGGTGTGGTCCGAGACCATCGTGGACCGGCTCGCCGACCTGCGCCCCGAGGCCTACGGCCCGTGGGCCGACTTGGAGCCCAAGCCGAAGGCGGAAGCGCTCACCGCAGCGCTCAAGCCGTTCGGCGTGGCCACCGAGCAGATCGGCCGCCGCATCGACGGCAAGACCGTCAACAAGCGCGGCATCAAGCGCGACGACCTCGCCACGGCGATTACACAGCGCAACGAGAAGCGGGACGCCGGATAGCCCCGAAGGGTCGCTATCGCTAGCGGTAACCGTCGCTAGCGCTAGCGACCCCGCTAGCGACCCAAACCTTGTCTGA
- a CDS encoding RRQRL motif-containing zinc-binding protein, producing the protein MKRLTLADCFDPAGERFGIPTYPWCHAPDDLATRRQLRIRGLRPGGQAIAAQVFRPRRRGEPLTAFLYRIELARPVRPMTPARWRAHEAMMRARRRCPECSRDAGYVIPPTLGMCVTCAYPDEQRVA; encoded by the coding sequence GTGAAGCGGCTGACCCTCGCCGACTGTTTCGATCCTGCCGGCGAGCGGTTCGGAATCCCCACCTACCCGTGGTGTCACGCTCCGGACGACTTGGCCACCCGCCGCCAACTCCGCATCCGTGGGCTGCGGCCGGGTGGTCAGGCCATCGCGGCACAGGTCTTCCGGCCGCGTCGCCGGGGCGAGCCGTTGACCGCGTTCCTGTACCGGATCGAGCTTGCTCGTCCGGTGCGGCCGATGACGCCCGCCCGGTGGCGTGCGCACGAAGCGATGATGCGCGCCCGCCGCCGCTGCCCCGAGTGCAGCCGGGATGCCGGATACGTCATCCCGCCGACGCTCGGCATGTGCGTGACCTGCGCCTATCCCGATGAACAGCGCGTTGCCTGA
- a CDS encoding conjugal transfer protein, whose translation MNETRKPLGKVQVGVLAAAFVPMLATGVVGGIGTYSNIGHAYGTGTALGALGAGEGATAVLALVLLGLTMLGQSSPRVVRIGLWALPAAAAVMGAMAAPDLGRTVIYALTPMGMSVSAEGMAFLARRIVVHTDGRDAENERHTADIVQALAYHRARAAHHPSDRVRKRSDRASWRLARKVGVGDAALGSRLLDVQRDRITDGANAALLSMFGGTDPTPTPVANEEESAETVRNRSMADLRESGPAPSVVLTRFPVPDPVVVDFVKPTLPVKPVPAIAAPVESAGRRAVAVDSPRSRRATGRVPDVARSPRPKRTADQLLAEARTATADWADRRITAEGIRREIRTSPANARMLRDTILAERAADGGKVA comes from the coding sequence ATGAACGAGACACGCAAGCCTCTCGGCAAGGTTCAGGTCGGTGTACTCGCCGCCGCGTTCGTGCCCATGCTGGCCACGGGCGTGGTCGGAGGTATCGGCACCTACAGCAACATCGGGCACGCCTACGGCACGGGGACCGCGCTCGGTGCCCTCGGTGCCGGCGAGGGCGCAACGGCCGTTCTCGCCCTGGTGCTGCTGGGTCTGACCATGCTGGGCCAGTCCTCCCCTCGTGTGGTCCGGATCGGGCTGTGGGCCTTGCCTGCCGCCGCTGCCGTCATGGGCGCGATGGCCGCGCCGGATCTCGGGCGGACCGTGATCTACGCCCTGACCCCGATGGGTATGTCGGTGTCGGCGGAGGGCATGGCGTTCCTCGCCCGCCGGATCGTCGTCCACACTGACGGCCGCGACGCGGAGAACGAGCGGCACACCGCCGACATCGTTCAGGCCCTCGCCTACCACCGGGCGCGTGCTGCCCACCACCCCAGCGACCGGGTCAGGAAGCGGTCGGATCGAGCGTCGTGGCGGCTGGCCCGCAAGGTCGGGGTGGGGGACGCGGCGCTCGGATCGAGGCTGCTGGATGTGCAGCGCGACCGGATCACCGACGGCGCGAACGCCGCGCTCTTGTCAATGTTCGGCGGCACCGACCCGACGCCCACCCCAGTCGCGAATGAGGAGGAATCTGCCGAGACCGTGAGGAATCGGTCTATGGCTGACCTGCGGGAATCGGGTCCGGCGCCGTCGGTGGTGCTGACTCGATTCCCGGTGCCCGATCCGGTGGTGGTCGACTTCGTGAAGCCGACGCTTCCCGTCAAGCCGGTCCCGGCGATTGCCGCGCCTGTCGAGTCGGCCGGGCGGAGGGCGGTGGCGGTCGACTCCCCCCGATCCCGTCGGGCGACCGGCAGGGTTCCCGACGTTGCTCGCTCGCCTCGACCGAAGCGCACGGCGGATCAGTTGCTCGCTGAGGCCCGTACTGCGACCGCCGATTGGGCCGACCGCCGGATTACGGCGGAGGGCATCCGCCGCGAGATCCGTACCTCGCCGGCGAATGCGCGGATGCTGCGGGACACGATCCTCGCTGAACGTGCCGCCGACGGCGGCAAGGTCGCGTGA
- a CDS encoding helix-turn-helix domain-containing protein, with translation MSNERLRSALLARGMSVQDLADEITVNPKTVERWITQGKVPYRRHQYATAAVLKVDVTTLWDDDRALESATDLTKAEIVAVYPHRHAVPPNLWREMYARAETNLDVLVYSGLFLSEDPLFIDLLKKKVEGTTQVRILLGDPDCEAVRQRGIDEGHRIMHGKIRNALVNYRPLFKSHPEISFRLHATTLYNSIYRSDDEMLVNPHVYGIGAYMAPVFHLRRMPGGGLFDTYANSIEQTWGGARQVSDRDITGA, from the coding sequence ATGTCCAACGAACGGTTACGGTCAGCCTTGTTGGCACGCGGAATGAGCGTTCAGGACCTGGCCGACGAGATCACGGTCAACCCGAAGACCGTCGAACGTTGGATCACGCAAGGGAAGGTGCCGTATCGCCGGCACCAGTACGCCACCGCCGCAGTGCTCAAGGTCGACGTCACTACGCTGTGGGATGATGATCGAGCGCTGGAGAGCGCAACAGACCTGACCAAGGCGGAGATTGTGGCCGTCTACCCACACCGCCACGCGGTGCCGCCGAACCTGTGGCGTGAGATGTACGCGCGTGCCGAGACGAACCTTGACGTTCTTGTCTACTCCGGGCTCTTCCTCTCTGAGGACCCTCTGTTCATCGACCTTCTGAAGAAGAAGGTTGAGGGGACCACTCAGGTGCGCATCCTGCTCGGGGACCCGGACTGCGAGGCCGTTCGGCAGCGGGGCATAGACGAGGGGCACCGGATCATGCACGGCAAGATTCGGAACGCGCTGGTCAACTACCGCCCACTCTTCAAGAGCCACCCTGAGATCAGCTTCCGGCTGCACGCTACGACGCTCTACAACTCCATCTACCGGTCTGACGACGAAATGCTCGTCAACCCCCACGTCTACGGCATCGGCGCCTACATGGCCCCAGTCTTCCACCTGCGTCGCATGCCGGGCGGCGGCCTGTTCGACACGTACGCGAATAGCATCGAACAGACCTGGGGAGGGGCACGCCAGGTCTCGGACCGCGACATCACGGGAGCCTGA
- a CDS encoding NUDIX domain-containing protein yields the protein MGRIDYLHDPDAPTANSVVPSVVAFVQNDAGHVLMIQRSDNGRWALPGGGHDAGESISDTVVREVWEETGVDAEVIDVSGIYTDPGHVMQYDDGEVRQQFSICFRARPVGGELRTSNETTQVRWVRPTDLPKLDVHPTMRLRIEHAMDRTRATPYIG from the coding sequence ATGGGACGCATTGACTACCTGCACGACCCTGACGCACCGACAGCTAACTCAGTCGTGCCATCCGTCGTGGCGTTCGTCCAGAACGATGCGGGGCACGTGCTCATGATTCAGCGGTCCGACAACGGGCGTTGGGCGCTGCCCGGCGGTGGGCACGACGCGGGCGAGTCCATCAGCGACACCGTGGTGCGCGAGGTCTGGGAAGAGACAGGCGTCGACGCCGAAGTCATCGACGTGTCCGGGATCTACACCGATCCCGGACACGTGATGCAATATGACGATGGCGAGGTTCGCCAACAGTTCAGCATCTGCTTCCGCGCCCGTCCGGTCGGGGGCGAGCTGCGTACGAGTAATGAAACAACGCAGGTCCGATGGGTGCGCCCAACGGACCTGCCGAAACTCGACGTCCACCCCACGATGCGGCTCCGTATCGAGCACGCCATGGACCGGACACGGGCAACCCCCTACATCGGGTGA
- a CDS encoding HD domain-containing protein: protein MSELTEWAYPLAESLLAEPLPRRWKHSLGVAERARTIAPILGQDAELLEAAAVLHDIGYSPDLAKTGFHPLDGARYLRDIARADERVVNLVAHHSCAWMEAEARGLRAELEGEFPRESAHLNDALCYCDMNTTPDGVPTNPVDRVNEIAGRYGPDSLIGTFIRRAEPEICASTARVLERVTVAKRHPM from the coding sequence TTGTCGGAGCTGACGGAGTGGGCCTACCCCCTGGCTGAGTCGCTGCTTGCAGAGCCGCTACCGCGCCGCTGGAAGCACTCGCTAGGGGTCGCCGAGCGGGCGCGCACTATCGCACCCATCCTTGGACAGGACGCGGAGCTGCTGGAAGCTGCTGCCGTCCTGCACGACATCGGCTACTCGCCAGACCTCGCCAAGACCGGCTTTCACCCGCTCGATGGCGCGCGCTACCTCCGCGACATCGCCCGCGCGGACGAACGGGTCGTGAACCTCGTTGCTCACCATTCCTGTGCATGGATGGAGGCTGAGGCGCGGGGACTGCGTGCAGAGCTGGAAGGCGAGTTCCCTCGCGAGAGCGCGCACCTGAATGACGCGCTCTGCTACTGCGACATGAATACGACGCCGGACGGTGTACCCACGAACCCGGTGGATCGGGTCAACGAGATCGCCGGCCGCTACGGGCCGGACAGCCTAATCGGCACGTTCATCCGCCGCGCCGAGCCGGAGATCTGCGCAAGCACGGCGCGCGTCCTCGAACGGGTCACTGTCGCCAAGCGTCACCCGATGTAG